The genome window atagttagaagatataaatagtttgaatgtcaataaatagatagatagatagatataagacattcaaactattttttaTCCATCTATCTTTCTTTTTCTAACTAATCCTTTCTTTCAaacctttttttctttctaactaatctatctttatttctttctatcTAAAGTTAATTTTGAACtaatctgtctatctgtttgtctgtctgttgtGTCTATCTCTTTCTAACaaatctatctttctttctttctaactaatcctttttctttcaaccttttttatttctaactaatcttttttctttctttctaacttATCTTTTTGTTtctaatctttctttctttctaactaatctgtttctttcttactaaactttctttccttctttctttttgtttctttttcctaattctttctaatttatttctaactaaactttctatccatccatccatccatctgtctgtctttctaatattaacaccaataacaaaaaacttttctaaatctaattgctaaggtgttgctatgcggttgctaaggtacccggggtggctgctaaggtgttgctctgcggttgctaaggtaccggggtggttgctaagttgttgctatgcggttgctagggtacccggggtggttgctatggtgttgctatgcggttgctaaggtacccagggtggttgctaaggtgttgttaaggtacccatggtggctgctaaggtgttgctctggggttgctagggtacccggggtagttgctagggtgttgctatgcggttgctagggtacccgggatggttgctaaggtgttgctaagttTATGTgtaatatgtaaatgttaatattatattaatatcttGCTATGTTAATAGTGTCTTTTTGACCctctaaaaatagactaaaaataaataattgtaaaaaattaaTCAATCTTGGGTGTTTTATGAGGTGTTGTGAGGGGCCCACCCGCTTGGTTGTGTGACCGGGGCCCAACATTTGGTGCTACGCCCCTGGTGACTAGTATTTTATTACACTCGTCTTAACTTTTTAGACCAAAGATATTCTGAACttaataatttttgtatttttatacattttatttatcagaactttaatacattttgatgttcctctgttctgttgtgacaataaaagaaacaagtttctttttaaaatgcattatcatattatgttagttaaaactcataaataactacaaataactaatgttagGGAAATCTGTTAATGTTTTGTTGCGCGTTTccgaaatttaaaaaaaaaagtgtaataaatTATCGTCCGATATATTGGAATATCGGATTTTAAAACCGACAAACatttgtatcggtatcggccTTAAAAATCCTTTATCGGTCGGGCTCTAAAGaagacatactttttttttttttttttttttttaggaaaccacacagaaaagaaaaaaaatcatttgtacACAAGCTCATcgaaaacattatttttgtcaGTTTAGTAAACGCTGTAATTTCATAAACACAGTAGTCTAATGTGTTCTTTGTTCATCGAGTGACCTCTGGTGGCAGGATGAAGTAAAGACACCAATTATATTATCGATTATTTTTCTAGTTTTCCTCCAgtaaaacaataaataccataACAGGGCTGTGCATAAACTTTTTTGCATATAGCACTGATGCTACAAACACTGTATGTTTTTACATGAATGTTCTGTACGTGtgtatatatgtacatgtgtatatatcagtggttctcaatcctggtcctggggggacccctgctctgcacattttgcatgtctcccttatttaacacacctgattgaaatcatcagctcattagtacatccatgaactgaactaacaagctgaagatctcaatcaggtgtgttaattgactatttataaattataataaatgtaattttaattatttttacttgtttttattattatcaactaGAACTGTTGTCAGAACATCTCTGttcagatttatttattattatttgatgtaTTTATTGATAGGTATTTATTATTGGACATATTACCGCCGTTAGTTTGTACCATctctatattaatttaatttataatttggttatttattatttaacagtACTGTTGTTTGAACATCTCCATGTTTATTTTGTACTATTTTGTGTTTCATTATCGGACATAATACTGTTGTTGGTTTgagagacttttattttgaaggagtTTCCCCAAAGATCCAGTTCACCGGAAACGCGCCCCTCATCATCTGCTCTAGGGAAGTAGCAATGGTGGATCATGCTGTGTTTTTCTGTCTAGTTTTCTAATTAAAGAGTGTTTTAACCGCGAGATGAGCTCGGCAGCGATGTTACAGACGCAGATCTCCGCGATCATGGACGTGTTGGCGAAGGCGGCGGTGGCGGAGATCAGTCAGCTGCTGGAGGAAGACGCTGCTGCTCTTCATCTGGAGATCCGGAGGAGAAACGAGGAGATCCAGGGACTGAAGACCAGACTGATGCTCACTGAGACTCAGCTACAGAGACTCACTGCAGACAGGTGCTCCATCGGCATACAGGTGGAGATCGTGGACACCAGGACACCTGCACCTTTTCTAATGGGTGTGTTTCTTATTATTGGGGTTTATATTAATGAAttgattatttattgtttttataataaataatttattgagCATAGTACAGTTGTTTGAGCATCTGTATATTCAATTTCAGCTTAAtcagttttatttgattttattattcaACTATTCATTCTATATGTtgcaattattttattcattaattgaTGATTTATTGAACAtagtatttttattgttttagcatctacatattacatttatttcttttagttgttttattcattaattGATTTATTGAACATAGTACTGTTGTTTGAGCATGtctatattaattttatttatttgttctaattattttattcattaagtgATCATTTATTGAAAATAGTAGTTGTTTGAGCatctttatattaaattaaattttaatcagttttaattattttattcattaattgaTGATTTATTGAACATAGTATTATTGTTTTAGCATctacatattacatttatttgttttagttattttattcattaattgaTGATTTATTGAACATAGTACTGTTGTTTGAGCATGcctatattaattttatttatttattctaattattttattcattaagtgGTCATTTATTGAACATAGTATTATTGTTTTAGCATctacatattacatttatttgttttagttattttattcattaattgaTGATTTATTGAACATAGTACTGTTGTTTGAGCATGtctatattaattttatttatttgttctaattattttattcattaagtgATCATTTATTGAAAATAGTAGTTGTTTGAGCATctttatataaaatttaattttaatcagttttaattattttattcattaattgaTGATTTATTGAACAGAACTGTTTGAGTATCtctatattcattttatttatttattttaattattttattaattgatGATTTATTGAACATAGTATTATTGTTTGAGCATGcctatattaattttatttatttgttctaattattttattcattaagtgATCATTTATTGAAAATAGTAGTTGTTTAAGCAtctttatattacatttaattttaatcagttttaattattttattcattaattgaTTTATTGAACATAGTACTGTTGTTTGAGCatgtatattttcattttatgttttaattattttatttattaattgatgATTTATTGAACAGAACTGTTGTTTGAGCATGTCTatattaagtttatttattttttctaattattttattcattaagtgGTCATTTATTGAAAATAGTAGTTGTTTGagctagggctgctcgattttggcaaaaatcataatcacgattattttggtcaatattgatatcacgattatttaaacgattatgacagggtccaaaactctatatagtgattaatttaaaggtaGCAATACAGGGAGAAAAaagattgctttaaaaaaatactgaatatttgtatgcaaatctaaagtagtctaaatcaggctatatatatatatatattataagttttaaatattttaattagttaattaattgATCATTAATTGAAAATAGTAGTTGTTTGAGCACctctatattaatttaatttgttgttttaattattttattaattaattgatcttttttttttttaatagtacagTTGTTTGAGCATctctatattaatttaatttatttgtttaattattgtAGCATCAAAACTCTAACGCTCTTATTTCTCAGCAGGTGTTCCGGCTCATTCACGGGATCCTCGGTCTGATGATCACATCCAGCAGAAGGCCGTTTCGTTCAGTCCATTAAAGAATCTCATCCCAGAGCAGAAGCCTCATCATTCACAAACACTGGAGCTGAAACGAGAAGATCCCGTCGTGTGCTCCTCGCAACCAGAGGAAGAGGAGCTCAGCGGCCTGGAGTTTGAGATGAAGATCGAACAGATGGAAGAACTCGTGGATCAAAAACGACATCAAGTTTCTGTCAATTCAATCGAAAACCGTGATGATGTTAACTCTCATTCCTGGAGTTCAAAAACATTCGACAATCCGGAGAGTCTACTCGAGTCAGAGCAGCATTCCCAGACGTTTCCAGATCCGTACGTAATGATGGAGGATCCAGCAGCTCAGTCTTCATCCGGTTTGTTCTCGTTCTCTCAAAACGAGAGTTTCGGCGCTTCTGGAGACGTTGAGTACGGATTGAATCTTCATGGACAGGAACGCTCGCCCGGAACCGGCGACTCCACAGCGTCACATTCAAACTCATGTCCGGCCAAAACACATCCAGGGACCAAACCGTTCCGCTGCGAAGAGTGCGGGAAGGGCTTTACACAGCGGACGCTGTCTGGTTACGCACAGACGAgtgcacactggagagaaacccttcCGCTGTCAGCTGTGCGGTAAGACCTTCTCCAGACAGGACAACTGTCTCAGACATGTGCGCTTGCACAGCGGACAGAGATGGTGAACACCCGTCCCAACGCTTTATCGTGTCTCAAAGTGAGATTTCTGAATATTGTAACTGTGTTGCTATTCTAATCAATTCTGTGAATGTATTTTGCATCTCTGATGTTAATATGTAACGTGAAAATAACGACTTGAAGATCAAATTTGGAAGAATTGCTCGAATCCCAAAAAATACATCTAAaacttaaattataaaaaatgtgcTTGCTTGAAACTTTTACTgaaattattatcatttttttaaatcttccCATCTGAAGTCTCAATCACATCAGGGTTATTGTCGTTAATTCAAAAATAAACCATAAATGTACttt of Garra rufa chromosome 10, GarRuf1.0, whole genome shotgun sequence contains these proteins:
- the LOC141343741 gene encoding uncharacterized protein isoform X1; this translates as MSSAAMLQTQISAIMDVLAKAAVAEISQLLEEDAAALHLEIRRRNEEIQGLKTRLMLTETQLQRLTADRCSIGIQVEIVDTRTPAPFLMAGVPAHSRDPRSDDHIQQKAVSFSPLKNLIPEQKPHHSQTLELKREDPVVCSSQPEEEELSGLEFEMKIEQMEELVDQKRHQVSVNSIENRDDVNSHSWSSKTFDNPESLLESEQHSQTFPDPYVMMEDPAAQSSSGLFSFSQNESFGASGDVEYGLNLHGQERSPGTGDSTASHSNSCPAKTHPGTKPFRCEECGKGFTQRTLSGYAQTSAHWRETLPLSAVR
- the LOC141343741 gene encoding uncharacterized protein isoform X2; this encodes MSSAAMLQTQISAIMDVLAKAAVAEISQLLEEDAAALHLEIRRRNEEIQGLKTRLMLTETQLQRLTADRCSIGIQVEIVDTRTPAPFLMGVPAHSRDPRSDDHIQQKAVSFSPLKNLIPEQKPHHSQTLELKREDPVVCSSQPEEEELSGLEFEMKIEQMEELVDQKRHQVSVNSIENRDDVNSHSWSSKTFDNPESLLESEQHSQTFPDPYVMMEDPAAQSSSGLFSFSQNESFGASGDVEYGLNLHGQERSPGTGDSTASHSNSCPAKTHPGTKPFRCEECGKGFTQRTLSGYAQTSAHWRETLPLSAVR